The DNA sequence CCAACAAGAACCCGCAACATAAAACCAATAGCTATCACAAAAACATCAACAAGAACAATTTGTTTAAGTTTGAAAGAATAAAAAAGCATCATCAAAAAATATGAAATTATCAAAAATCTTGCCTTAAAAGGAAGCTCAAAAGTAAAAGCAAAACCGACAACGAAAAGAAAAATTGAAAATAATATCCCCTGCCACACTTTAACACGACCAGATGCGATAGGTCTATTCCTTTTCAAAGGATGAAACCTGTCAGATTCACGATCTGAAATGTCGTTTATAACATAGACAGATGAAGCGATAAAAGAGAAAGAAAGAAAAGCAAAAATTGAAATTTTTATTTTCTCAAAATTCAATAGATGATGTGAAAAAATAAGCGGAGCAAAGATAAAAAAATTTTTCACCCACTGCTTTGGTCTTGCAAGCTTGATGTAATCAGCGAACAAGTCTTACCACTCTTTTGGTTTAAAATCTTTAGAATTCTTAACCTCCATCAATTTTTCGCCAACTGCGAGCACGAGAAAACCTGTTTTCTCGGCATACTTTAACACTCCTTCATCAATTCTTAATGTGGCAAGAATCCCTATCAACTTTTTATCAGCATGTTCTGAGAAAAAGGTTCTAAACTCAAGAATATCGTTGACAAAATCATCAACATCCTTATTCTTAAGCTTGCTTTTGGTGCTATTTATGAAAACATAATTCCCAGCTATTGCAACGGCGTCATATTCTTTCTCACGCCCATTTATGCGTTTCTTAACATCAACAGCTATAAATTCAACATCAATTCCAAATTCCTCTTTTATAATTCTGGGCAAACTTGGATAGACAAGGTCCTCTACCATAGTTCCAAGCCGATTTGCAAGTTCTCCCCATTTCAAATTCCACTCCTTTACAAGCTTCTTTCGCTCCCTTTCCCATTTCTCATCTCTTTCTTTCATCTCCTTCTGCAATCTCTCCTCCCACTCTTTCCTTTCTCTTTCCAGTCTCTCATCCCTTTCTTTCATCTCCTTCTGCAATCTCTCCTCCCAATCCTTCCTTTCCTTTTCCCATCTCTCATCTCTTTCTCTCATCTCTTTGGCAAACTCCTCCCGCATCTGGCTCAACTCCCTCTGCAATCTCTCATCTCTTTCCCTCAACTCATTTTGCAACCTCTCCTCCCTTTCTCTCCTCTCCTTTTCCCATCTTTCATCTCTTTCTTTCATCTCTTGGGAGAATTCTTCGCGAAGCTGCTGCATCCTCTTTTGCCAATTCTCTTCCCTCTCTATCAACTCTTGTTTAAACTTTTCCCACCCGTTATTTAATTCCCTGCGCCACATTTCATTTGCTTCCGCAAGCTCTTGCCTAAACCTTGCCCATCCCTCTCTCATCTCAATTTGCAGTTGTGAAAAAAGATTATATGACTTATTAAACTCAACACCAACAGTTTTAACAAATTCTTCCAAGAATTTTTCCAATTTATCAACTTTTTCCTCAACTGTGGACATAGCTAATTCAAAATCGTTTTAATTTATTTTAAAACACAAGTGGCTCTTGATAAACTCCCCAAACTTCTTTTAATGTTGATGTCATCTCGCCAAGCGTGCAATAAGCTCTCACACAATCAAGAATTTTCGGCATAAGCGGTTGATCCTCTTCAGCTGCTTTTTTAAGCTCAGCAAGGGCTCTTTCAACCTCTGCTTGATTTCTTGTCGCTCTAACTTCAGCAAGTCGTCTCTTTTGTTTATCAGCAACTTCAGGCGGAATTCTTAAAATCGGTATTTCAACCGGTTCATCATCAATGAATTCATTGACACCGACAATTATTCTCTCTTTTTTGTCAAGTTCCTGCTGATATCTATACGCTGATTGGGCGATCTCACGCTGGAAGAAACCATCTTCAATTGCTTTTATCACACCCTCAAGCATTGATCCATTTGATGAATAAGACTCAATCTTTTTGAAATACTTTTCAGCTTCTTCCTCAATTTTGTTTGTCAGCGATTCAATGTAATAGCTTCCGCCCAATGGGTCAATCACATTAGCGACACCAATTTCATAGGCAATTATTTGTTGTGTTCTCAATGCTATTTTTGCTGCTTTTTCGGTTGGGAGAGCATATGTCTCATCCATTGAATTTGTATGTAAACTTTGCGTTCCACCAAGAACAGCTGCAAGAGCTTCAAATGCAGTTCTCACTATGTTATTCTCAGGCTGTTGAGCTGTGAGCGAGCAACCTGCTGTTTGAGTATGAAACCTCAACATCCACGACCTCGGATTTTTGGCGCCATATCTTTCACGCATATATCTTGCCCAAATTCTACGAGCTGCTCTAAACTTCGCAATCTCTTCAAAGAAATCAAGATGTGAGTTAAAGAAAAACGATAATCTCGGTGCGAATTCATCAACATCCATCCCAGCATTAATACATGCCTCAACATAAGCAAATCCATCAGCAAGCGTAAAAGCAAGTTCTTGAACTGCAGTAGCTCCCGCCTCACGAATATGATAACCACTTATTGAAATTGGATTCCATTGTGGAACATTGTCCTTTGCAAATCTTATCGTATCAACTATCAACTTAATAGAAGGCTCAGGCGGATAAATCCACTCTTTCTGCGCTATATATTCCTTCAAAATATCATTTTGAATTGTCCCACGAAGTTGATTGAACTTAACTCCTTGTTTTTCAGCAACCACAAGATACATTGCCCATATCATCGCTGCTGGAGCATTTATAGTCATTGAAGTTGAGACCTGGTCAAGCGGAATATCTTTGAAGACAATTTCCATATCCGCAAGCGAACTCACGGAAACACCGCAAACCCCAACCTCGCCTTCAGCCATTGGATCATCCGCATCTATCCCCATCAAAGTTGGCAAGTCAAAAGCAACGCTTAAACCCGTTTGACCATGTTTCAACAGAAACTTAAACCTTTGATTCGTATCTTCTGGCGTCCCAAAACCAGCAAATTGCCTCATCGTCCATAACCTACCACGATACATGTTATAATGAATTCCCCGAGTATATGGGTATTCACCAGGAAAACCAAGCTTTTCCATATAATCAAACCCCTCAAGGTCATCGGGAGTGTAAAGCATTTGAACTTCCATATCACTAAGAGTTGTGAACTTTATCCCAGTTCTCTTCATCCCTGAATTTTCTGCTTTTTCAAGCCATTCCTTCTTTGCCTCACGGATTTTGTCCGTGTTATTCATGGCGACCTTTGTTCTTTGTTTTTAAAACTTGCAAAAACATCAGATATTTCTAAAACTGTTTCATATTTGTATCCCGAATTTTAGACGAGATAAAATTAATTGATCTCAATTCAGCTTGCTCAACCTCAACTCTTGGGATCTTTTTCATTAAATTATCAAAAATTTTCATCACTTCAAATCGGCAAGCGCTTTTTGTAACTCCTCAAAATGTTTCGGATTCCTCACATCATATCTCCAATTTATATAAGCTACCCTGCCAGTTTTATCTATTACAAAAATTGTTCGTTTGTTGTATCCTGAATTTTCATCATATGAATTGTAAAGTTTCGCTACTTCATGCTTGTGGTCACTTAAAAGCTTAAATTGCAAATTTAAATGTTTTGCCCATTCGTGATGAGAGAAAACATAATCACCACTTATCCCCAAAACCTCTGCATCAAGCTTTGAAAGCTCGGAAAAATTATCTCTAAAAGTGCACATTTCGGTAGTGCAACCACCACTCCAATCAGCAGGGTAAAAAGCCAGAACAATGTTTCTTTTACCGATCAAGTCAGATAAGCTAACGCCACTAAAAACGATTGTGTCCTTTGTAGCATATGGGAGTTTGAAATCGGGAGCTTTGTCACCAACTTTTATAGACTGCGAGCTTAAATTCATAACGAGAAGAATTAACAGTGTAGAAATATAAATAGTTGACCGCATAACTTTATCCTCCCTTTTTATTTTTTTCATAATTCTCTTTTGCCAAGTTCTTCCTTTACCTTTTCAAGCCATTTGACTAAAACTTCATATTTATGAGCTCCGATAATCCCATATCTTCCATTTGCAACAAGCGCTGGAACACCGTTTATACCGTAGTGCTTTGCTACTTCAAGATCGTAAGCAAGATTTTGAAATACTATTTCACTTTCATAATCCCTTTCCCATTTATCAACATCAAGACCGATATCCTCTGCACACTTCTTCAAAACCTCAAAATCAGCTATGTTCAAACATTCAACAAGATGAGCCTTTTGAACTCTATCAAACATCTTCCAATGCGCAACCTGTCCCCCTTGAAGTTCTGCAGATTTACAAGCAAGAAGACCTGGAACCGAATATGGATAATCAAATTCTCTTTGCTCCATAAGTTCAAAGTTTATCCTGTGTTCATCGTCGTTTTCGTTTGCCATTCTCCAGTGATTTAAAATTTCTCTTTTACCATTTTCTTTTGAGCCAAAAATCTGAACTATCGCATCTGGATTCGGAGCAAGAGCAAAGGCACGATGTATTATTTCAACATCGGGATTTTCTTCTGCAAGTTTGTGAACCCTTGGAGAGATGGCAAAACACCACGCGCAAAGGACATCGTGGAAAAATTCAATCTGAATTTTCATTTCCTCCTCCTTTATATTTTTAAAGCACAGAAATGTTTTATCGCTCTCCTTTTATGTTAATTTAACTAATTTCAACGATACATCAACCCCAAGCAATTTACAGCGCACTCTAAACTTAACCTAAAATTTGCTTGAATAATTTTCGCAAAAAACTTATTTTTTCAAAAAAACGAGCTTCAAAAATGAGAAAGCTATACTTTATCCTACTTCTCTTTCTATTTTCAGCCTGCGCTACATCAAAATTAACACTTACAAATGAGACAATAGTTTCAAAAATTAATCAAATTGGGAGAAAATACGGAGTTGGTCGGCTTGGGGTATCAGCAAAAAATTTTGTCACAGGTGAAACAATTCAAATCAATGCGGATTCACTTTTCCCAACCGCAAGCGTGATAAAAGTTCCTATCCTTGTTGAATTATTCTATAAATTTGAGGAAGGAAAGCTGAAAAAAGATACACTTGTTTCTCTTGAGGATTCTCTCAAATATGGTGGCTCTGGCGTTTTACAATACTTCTACGACGGCGCAAAGATTAAATTAATTGATGCTGCGGTCTTGATGATAATTTTAAGCGATAACACAGCAACAAATCTCGTCCTTGATTGCTTTGCAAATGAACATGACGCTAAACTTGACGCTGTAAATAATAGAATGAAAGAACTTGGTCTTGACAATACCAAAATTTTAAATAAGCTTATGTCCTTCAAAACCAAAAAGAAAACACCCGAAGCAATTAGATTCGGCGTGGGTTACACAACTCCAAATGACATGGTTAAACTTCTTGAACTCCTTGCGAACGGTAAAATTATCAACCCAGATGTTTCAGCTGAAATAATAAACATCATGAAGAACAACCAAGACTATGAAATGATGAAAAGATATTTGCCTGAAAATATAGTCGTTGCAAATAAATCGGGATCAATTGATAGGATGAAAGCAGACATCGGGATTGTTTACGCAAAATGCACAACCTACGCCGTCGCAATTTTCTGTGATGAGCTTTCAGAAGTTTCATACGCAGTTGATAACAAAGGGCATCTTGCGGTTGCAGAAATTTCAAAACTTATATTTGATTACTTCACGAAAGGAAATTGTAAATGAATTTTAAAATAAAGCAAGATTGGAAATGAAAGCAACTAACCGATCGGAAAAACAGGAGCAAAGTTTTGCTGATTTTGCCTGTGATTATTCACTCAAAGCAAGAGCGATCGCCTCAATCTCGCTTGCTGTCACATTTATAGGTTTAAATTTTATCTTTAATTTATCTCTTCCAGTTCATGTTTTTATAATCGCTGCGTTGTTTCAATCACTTGTAAATCAGCCATATCGCTTTTTCAGAAAGATCTTCAAAGATGCGGATAAGGTTCTGTTCACAACGAATATAATTGATATAATCGTCATAAGCATCGTTGTTTACTATGTCGGCGGGATCTCGTTTATATACATTGGATTCCTGTATCTCATAATTATCGTCTTCAATGGGATTTTTGGAGGCGCGATAAGAGGATTGTTACTTTCAGCGTTAAGTTCAATTTCCATCATCGCTCTTACAATTCTTGAAAAGTTTGGCATCAGACATCCTACAATTTTCACAGCCCAAATTTCAGAGATTGAAAGACTTATTTTGATGGTCTCTTACATAGTCATATTTTTTATCTTTGCAGTCTTAACAAATATACCTTCACAGAAATTAAGAGACGAGATTAGAAAGCGAATAAAAACCGAACAAGAGCTGGAACATCAACTTATTACAATAGAGACATTTTACAACCTTGCGAACTTAATTATTCGCTCGGAATCAATTGAAGATGTTTATCAACAAGCGCTGAATGGGATTTTGAAAATCTTGAACATAAACAAGGCATCAATTCTTCTCATTGACCCAGATGGGGTGATGAGATTTAAAGCATGGGCAGGGCTTTCCGAAAATTATAGAAAAGCTGTTGAAGGACATTCACCATGGAAACCAGATGAACCAAACCCACAGCCAATCCTTATAAGCGATGTCAATACTGATAAAACTTTGAGCAAGGATTTGAAAAATAAAATTCTCGCTGAAGGCATTCAGGCGCTTGGCTTTATACCACTTGTCTTCAGAGGGAAATTGCTCGGAAAATTTATGATTTATTATGAACAGCCACATGAGTTCACACAGGAAGAAATAAATTTAGCTCAGGCGATCTCTTTTCAAATTTCTTTTGCGATAGGCAAAAAACTAATTGAACTTGAACTTTTAAAGTGGCGTGATAAATTTGAAAAGATAATTTCTGCCATGAAAGAAGTCGTTTATGAATGGGATCTTGAAAACGATACAACGATATGGGAAGGTGATGTTGAAACTATTTTCGGTTTAAAGAAAGAAGAACTTAAAAGTAGCAAATTTAGATGGAGAGACTTTATCCATCCCGATGATGTTGAATATGCTACAGCAAAGATTAACGAGGCGTTAAAAAGCAATATCTCAACTTTTGAAACGGAATATAGAATTAGAAAAAAAGATGGCAGTTTAATTTATTGTCTTGACTACGCTTATATAATTCGTGATGAGACTGGGAAAGCAGTCAAAACACTTGGTATGATGCTTGACATAACCACACTGAAAGAAACCGAGCAAAAACTTTTAAAGAGAGAAAAAGTTTTGAAAACTATAAACCACTCCGCAGGGATATTACTAAAAACAATTAACTGGGAAAATGAAATAGTCAATCTCATTGAAGAATTCGGGAAATCAATGGAAGTAAGTTCTGTCTATGTTTTCCAAAATCAGGAAAGGGATGGGGAAATTGTAACAAATTTGATTTCAAAGTGGTATTCCAGAGGTGTTGAAAAACATATTGAGGATGCACAGCTTCAGAATATATCATACAGATTAGCAGGATTTGATAGGTGGATTGATGTTCTTGGGGAAAAAGATGTGATATGTGGCAATGTTAAGAATTTCCCGTTCAGAGAATCTCTATTCTTAAGTTTCCTTGGGGTTAAATCAATTCTTATCGCTCCCATCTTCGTCGGGGATAAATGGTGGGGATTTATAAGTTTAAATGACTGCCAAACTGAACGCGAATGGGAGAAATCTGAAATTGATGCGATAAAAACTTTTGCAGATATACTTGGGCTTGCAATCCAAAGAGGTGAAAATGAAAAAGCATTGCGCGAATCTGAACAAAGATATAGGAAACTTTTTGAGGATTCAAAAGATCCAATCTATATAAGCACCCCGGAAGGAAAACTCGTTGATGTTAATCCTGCATTTGTTGAACTTTTTGGTTATTCATCAAAAGAAGAAATTTTAAAAGTTGATATAGCGAATGATCTTTATGAAAATCCAGAAGATAGGAAGAAAAACCTTGAAGCGATTGAGAAGCAGGGTTATATAAAAGATTATGAGCTTCATCTCAAAACGAAAGATGGACGAAAACTTATCGTCTATGATACATCAACGCCAATTTATGACGAAAAGGGAAATGTAATCGCCTATCAGGGAATACTACGAGATGTGACAAAAGTTAAGGCACTTGAACAGCAATTACTTCAATCGCAAAAGATGGATGCCCTTGGGAGATTAACTGCTGGTGTAGTGCATGATATCAACAATGCCTTAACGGTTATACTTGGAAACGCACAATTTGCCAGACGGTTGCTAACCTCGGATATTGAAAAAGCAAAAGAAAAACTCAATGAAATTGAACAGACAATAAGAAAAACTGGAGAATTCACAAGAAAGCTTTTGATATTCAGTAGAGAACAACCAGCGGTGATGAAAATAAGTGACCTTAACAGCATAGTCAATGATTTCACCAAAGTCATGCTTAAAGTACTGCGCGAAAATATCAAAATTGAACTCATACTTGCGCCAAAGCTTCCAAATGTTAAAGTTGATCCCGCGTTAATCAATCAACTCCTTTTAAACCTCATAATCAACGCCCAAGAAGCTATACCCGAAGCTGGAAAAATAATAATAGAAACATATTCACGATACATTGACCAAGAATACGCTGATTTTCACATTGACTCAAAACCTGGGAACTATGTTGTTCTCTCCGTGACAGATAACGGGGTTGGGATAAGCAAAGAGATTATGCCGAAGATTTTTGAACCATTTTTCACAACAAAGGAACATGGAACAGGGCTCGGGCTTTCAATAGTGTATGGAATTGTGAAACAACATGGTGGTTTTATAAACGTCTACAGTGAGGTTGGACAGGGGACAACCTTTAGAGTTTATTTCCCAGCGGTCTATGAAGAAGAGGAAAAAGAAATTGAAAAAGAGGAACAGAAAATTGAAATAAAAGGTGGAACCGAAACGATACTTGTGGCAGAAGATGAAGAAAGGTTAAGAATAACAGTTACAGATATACTACAAAGTCTTGGCTATAAAGTTTATTCTGCTGCAAACGGTCTTGAGGCGCTTGAGATATTCAGGGAGAAAGCAGATGAAATTGATCTCGTCTTGCTTGACATAGTAATGCCAATTTTAAATGGGTATGATGCAATGAGAGAAATACTTAAGATAAAACCCAATGTTAAAGTAATTTTCGCAACTGGATACAGCTTAAATGGTTTAAATTTAAATCTTGAGGGCTTTGACATAATTCAGAAGCCGTATTCTTACGAAACAATAGCACTTAAAGTAAGGGAAATTCTTGATAGAAAATGAGAAGTTAAAACAAAAAATGGAAACAATGAAAATGCTAAAGGGACTAATTCCCATTTTTTTCATCGGAATTTTAAACTTTGCAATTTCTCAGAGAAAAACAGAGGTTGACTCAGTAACATCAATTCTTGATTCATTAAGCACAATTTCAATCCGAACCTGGAAGGTTAGCCCCGACATCAAATGCCTTATCACTGGCGAGAAAACAGAAGAGGTATTCACCAAAATTAATTTTGATGATTCAAAATGGGACACATTAAGAATTGGACAGCGAATTTATGTTGATTCATGCTGGCTACGGACAAGATTCACATTACCTGAAAAAATGTTCGGAAAAGATGTAAGAGGGAAAATTATATTCAAAGTTACAGTTGACGATTTAGGCTATCTATGGGTAAACGAAAAGTATATCGGCTATATACAATGGAGCGCAGAATTTGACCTGACGGATATAGTTAAACCAGGACAGGAATTTCTAATTGCAATTAAAGCAATTAACAGATCTGGTCCTTTAAGACTTATAATGGCTGAGTTTGAAGTTGAAAGTTTAAAAGATTTTTTGAATGAGATAAAAAATTTCTCGCTTAGTTTAAAAGTTGGGCAAAAACTTTTAAGCTTTGATACCTACCAAGCAAACGATATGACCAGATATGACCCTGGTATAGATCGTTCAACAATTGATAAAAAAGAAAGGCTTAAACTTAACACTCTCTTACAAAGCACAGCCAAAGAGCTTGATTTAAATTCGCTTATTTCAGGAGATGTTGAAAAGTTTAATATCTCACTTGAAAAAACAAGGGCAAAGTTAAAACCAGTTAGCGAATTTGCGAAAAAATTTACGCTTATTTTTGCCTCCAACGCTCATATAGATGCTGCATGGCTTTGGCGTTCAAAAGAAACTATTGAGGTATGCAAAAATACTTTCAACTCCGTAATTAACCTTATGAGGAAACACCCACATTTAACCTATACACAAAGTTCAGCGGTTTATTATGAATGGATGCGAAGCCTTTACCCCGAACTTTTTGATAACATCAAGGAGCAAATAAAACTCGGAAGATGGGAGGTAGTTGGTGGCACATGGATTGAGCCCGACTGTAATCTTCCAGGTGGCGAATCGTGGATGCATAACCTTTTGTATTCACAACGATATTTTAAAAAGGTTTTAGACGTGAAACCAGATATCGGTTGGTTTCCGGACTCTTTTGGATATAATTGGAACTTGCCAGCATTCCTCGCAAATGCTGATATAACCTACTTCATCACACAAAAATTAAATTGGAACGAAAAAAATGT is a window from the Candidatus Kryptobacter tengchongensis genome containing:
- a CDS encoding beta-lactamase class A, with the translated sequence MRKLYFILLLFLFSACATSKLTLTNETIVSKINQIGRKYGVGRLGVSAKNFVTGETIQINADSLFPTASVIKVPILVELFYKFEEGKLKKDTLVSLEDSLKYGGSGVLQYFYDGAKIKLIDAAVLMIILSDNTATNLVLDCFANEHDAKLDAVNNRMKELGLDNTKILNKLMSFKTKKKTPEAIRFGVGYTTPNDMVKLLELLANGKIINPDVSAEIINIMKNNQDYEMMKRYLPENIVVANKSGSIDRMKADIGIVYAKCTTYAVAIFCDELSEVSYAVDNKGHLAVAEISKLIFDYFTKGNCK
- a CDS encoding methylmalonyl-CoA mutase, N-terminal domain encodes the protein MNNTDKIREAKKEWLEKAENSGMKRTGIKFTTLSDMEVQMLYTPDDLEGFDYMEKLGFPGEYPYTRGIHYNMYRGRLWTMRQFAGFGTPEDTNQRFKFLLKHGQTGLSVAFDLPTLMGIDADDPMAEGEVGVCGVSVSSLADMEIVFKDIPLDQVSTSMTINAPAAMIWAMYLVVAEKQGVKFNQLRGTIQNDILKEYIAQKEWIYPPEPSIKLIVDTIRFAKDNVPQWNPISISGYHIREAGATAVQELAFTLADGFAYVEACINAGMDVDEFAPRLSFFFNSHLDFFEEIAKFRAARRIWARYMRERYGAKNPRSWMLRFHTQTAGCSLTAQQPENNIVRTAFEALAAVLGGTQSLHTNSMDETYALPTEKAAKIALRTQQIIAYEIGVANVIDPLGGSYYIESLTNKIEEEAEKYFKKIESYSSNGSMLEGVIKAIEDGFFQREIAQSAYRYQQELDKKERIIVGVNEFIDDEPVEIPILRIPPEVADKQKRRLAEVRATRNQAEVERALAELKKAAEEDQPLMPKILDCVRAYCTLGEMTSTLKEVWGVYQEPLVF
- a CDS encoding PAS domain S-box-containing protein, with product MKATNRSEKQEQSFADFACDYSLKARAIASISLAVTFIGLNFIFNLSLPVHVFIIAALFQSLVNQPYRFFRKIFKDADKVLFTTNIIDIIVISIVVYYVGGISFIYIGFLYLIIIVFNGIFGGAIRGLLLSALSSISIIALTILEKFGIRHPTIFTAQISEIERLILMVSYIVIFFIFAVLTNIPSQKLRDEIRKRIKTEQELEHQLITIETFYNLANLIIRSESIEDVYQQALNGILKILNINKASILLIDPDGVMRFKAWAGLSENYRKAVEGHSPWKPDEPNPQPILISDVNTDKTLSKDLKNKILAEGIQALGFIPLVFRGKLLGKFMIYYEQPHEFTQEEINLAQAISFQISFAIGKKLIELELLKWRDKFEKIISAMKEVVYEWDLENDTTIWEGDVETIFGLKKEELKSSKFRWRDFIHPDDVEYATAKINEALKSNISTFETEYRIRKKDGSLIYCLDYAYIIRDETGKAVKTLGMMLDITTLKETEQKLLKREKVLKTINHSAGILLKTINWENEIVNLIEEFGKSMEVSSVYVFQNQERDGEIVTNLISKWYSRGVEKHIEDAQLQNISYRLAGFDRWIDVLGEKDVICGNVKNFPFRESLFLSFLGVKSILIAPIFVGDKWWGFISLNDCQTEREWEKSEIDAIKTFADILGLAIQRGENEKALRESEQRYRKLFEDSKDPIYISTPEGKLVDVNPAFVELFGYSSKEEILKVDIANDLYENPEDRKKNLEAIEKQGYIKDYELHLKTKDGRKLIVYDTSTPIYDEKGNVIAYQGILRDVTKVKALEQQLLQSQKMDALGRLTAGVVHDINNALTVILGNAQFARRLLTSDIEKAKEKLNEIEQTIRKTGEFTRKLLIFSREQPAVMKISDLNSIVNDFTKVMLKVLRENIKIELILAPKLPNVKVDPALINQLLLNLIINAQEAIPEAGKIIIETYSRYIDQEYADFHIDSKPGNYVVLSVTDNGVGISKEIMPKIFEPFFTTKEHGTGLGLSIVYGIVKQHGGFINVYSEVGQGTTFRVYFPAVYEEEEKEIEKEEQKIEIKGGTETILVAEDEERLRITVTDILQSLGYKVYSAANGLEALEIFREKADEIDLVLLDIVMPILNGYDAMREILKIKPNVKVIFATGYSLNGLNLNLEGFDIIQKPYSYETIALKVREILDRK
- a CDS encoding Predicted dithiol-disulfide isomerase, DsbA family translates to MKIQIEFFHDVLCAWCFAISPRVHKLAEENPDVEIIHRAFALAPNPDAIVQIFGSKENGKREILNHWRMANENDDEHRINFELMEQREFDYPYSVPGLLACKSAELQGGQVAHWKMFDRVQKAHLVECLNIADFEVLKKCAEDIGLDVDKWERDYESEIVFQNLAYDLEVAKHYGINGVPALVANGRYGIIGAHKYEVLVKWLEKVKEELGKREL
- a CDS encoding Peroxiredoxin; this encodes MRSTIYISTLLILLVMNLSSQSIKVGDKAPDFKLPYATKDTIVFSGVSLSDLIGKRNIVLAFYPADWSGGCTTEMCTFRDNFSELSKLDAEVLGISGDYVFSHHEWAKHLNLQFKLLSDHKHEVAKLYNSYDENSGYNKRTIFVIDKTGRVAYINWRYDVRNPKHFEELQKALADLK